A window of the Microvirga terrae genome harbors these coding sequences:
- the cax gene encoding calcium/proton exchanger, which produces MTDKPYPDARLAPVASWLKPSLLWLLVLAPIAASLDHAGIAPAGIIFFCAALAIMPFAKLIVQGTEQVAAHTGSTIGGLLNATFGNLPELIIAMTALRAGLVEMVRASIVGALLANLLVALGLSFLLGGLRHHTQKYNPDAVRTYSSTMVLAWISLALPSAFHRVLEEESHLGVHATLDLVVAAVLLGLYGLFLLYSLKTHPETFAELSSPAADTGTHDHPSLAWGVATLLGASLGAAWMSEILVGAAEQAGHALGMSQMFMGVIVLALVGGAAESGSAIAMGRADRADLSIGIALGSCVQIALFVAPVLVLLAPAIGPAEFRLVFSQAEMWMLFGAVLLGATVATTGQSNWFKGAQLVALYVIIAAILYLIPSPTPQ; this is translated from the coding sequence ATGACGGACAAGCCCTATCCCGACGCACGCCTCGCGCCCGTGGCCTCCTGGCTGAAGCCATCTCTTCTGTGGCTCCTGGTTCTCGCACCCATCGCCGCGAGTCTCGATCATGCAGGCATCGCTCCGGCCGGAATCATCTTCTTCTGTGCCGCCTTGGCCATCATGCCGTTCGCCAAGCTCATCGTTCAGGGAACCGAGCAGGTCGCCGCCCATACCGGGTCGACGATTGGAGGTCTGCTCAACGCCACCTTCGGCAACCTCCCGGAGCTGATCATCGCCATGACGGCCCTGCGCGCGGGCCTCGTGGAAATGGTGCGCGCCTCCATCGTCGGAGCCCTACTCGCCAATCTGCTGGTGGCGCTCGGCCTGTCCTTTCTGCTCGGCGGCCTCCGGCATCACACGCAGAAATACAATCCAGACGCAGTGAGAACCTACTCGTCGACCATGGTGCTCGCCTGGATCAGCCTGGCGCTCCCTAGCGCCTTCCACCGTGTCCTGGAAGAGGAATCGCACCTCGGGGTGCACGCCACCCTGGATCTCGTCGTGGCCGCCGTCCTGCTCGGCCTCTACGGGCTCTTCCTGCTCTACTCCCTGAAGACCCATCCGGAAACCTTCGCCGAACTGAGCTCCCCCGCCGCCGACACCGGAACGCACGATCATCCCAGCCTCGCATGGGGTGTCGCGACGCTGCTGGGCGCGTCCCTCGGTGCCGCATGGATGAGCGAGATCCTCGTGGGCGCCGCCGAGCAGGCCGGCCATGCGCTGGGCATGTCGCAGATGTTCATGGGGGTGATCGTGCTCGCGCTCGTCGGCGGCGCCGCCGAGTCCGGCTCGGCGATCGCCATGGGTCGGGCCGACCGTGCCGACCTGAGCATCGGCATCGCCCTGGGAAGCTGCGTGCAGATCGCCCTCTTCGTCGCCCCCGTCCTCGTGCTGCTCGCACCGGCCATCGGACCGGCGGAGTTCCGCCTGGTGTTCTCCCAGGCCGAGATGTGGATGCTGTTCGGGGCGGTACTCCTGGGCGCAACTGTTGCGACGACAGGCCAATCCAACTGGTTCAAAGGCGCCCAGTTGGTGGCACTCTACGTCATCATCGCGGCCATCCTGTACCTCATCCCGTCCCCGACGCCGCAATAG